GTGACCGGCGGCCGCTGTGTCTTGCCACCTTGCATCACGGCTGCCATTGCCCGGGGACTTTGTCGGTCCTGCTGAACCAGACTTCGATCACGCCTTTGGCGCCATTGAGCGTGGGGGAGAGGGGTTGGAGTTCCCAATCGGCGCCCTCCACGGTGGCGTTCACCGTTTCCACGATAAGGCGTGCGCAGTCGAACCCTGTCGTGTCGTGGTAGCGCACCGTCGTCCTGGACACTTCCCTGGGCGCTGGACGTGCCGCACGGAACGCGGTTGCGACGACGTCTTCGATCGGTGGCACGCTGGCCTGCCACTGATCGTGCCACAAGCTCCTGAAAGTGCGAACCTGGTTGCGCATTTGGGGGCCATAGATCTGCATGTAGATCGTGCTGCCCTTGCAGGCCGTGCTTGCTTCTCGGGGAGGCAAAGGTGGTTGTTCGGAGCTGGTGGCGGACGTATCGGGCTGAACGGGAGGGGTAATGACAGCAGGTGTGGTCGGTACGACCACGGCTTTGCTGCCGGCCTGTGCCACATCTGCCGATGTCACTGGACGGCAACCGACCTGCACGCCAGCCAATTCATCCGGTGAACGGGCGTCTTTTACACTGATCTCGTAGAGCTGCTCGAAATTGCTGTACTGCTCGACCAACACGCTACGTTGCGTGGAACAGGGGTGCAACGTCTTCCAAGTGCCGGCTGCGCTGTAGTCGTACCCCCAGTAGATTGCCTTCGAAGGCGGCGCAGCCCTCAATAGGCACGATCCAGCATCCAATGACTTCAGGCCGGATCGAGCCTCGACCATCACTTGGCAGGCTGACCCCATTCCACCTTTGAGAGCCGCGCACGCCTGCACGCCATCGGCGATCACGCGTCTGCCGAACTCGGACTTCATGAGCCAGCCTGCGTCACCTTTCATGCAATAGGTGTCGCCTGCACGCAGCAGGGCAACTGCCAATCGGTTCGCCGCGCCTGCAAGGTCACCCGTGGAGGTTGCGGGTGGTAATTTCTCCCACAGTTTCGAAATCTCCACCAGGGCTGCACGGTCGTCCATCTTTCTGGTCTTTTGGGTCGTGCGATACACATCGAAGGATTGCCAGGCTGCAACGGCCAGTGAGAGGGCCACGCCTGCGCCTACGGTCGCGCCGACTGGCCCAACCTGGCGCCCCCAGACACTTCTCGAGGTGCGCTCGGAGGACCGTTTGGCGGTCGCGCCTGAGTTCGCCGAGGCTGGCAGCGAGGGGGCGTTGTCGTCCTCCAGGTCGAACAGCACTTCCAGGTGCGTCCTGAGCTGGTCGATCATTCGGCGACTCAGGTACCCACCTAGTTCGCTGCCCAGCGCGAAATAAGATTCCCACTGGCGCTCGCTGAAAAATTGATCGCTGGTGGGCTCCTGGGGGAACAGTGGGCACTGGCGCTTATAGTTAGCCACATCCATCGAAACCGACCGGCAGATGTTGGGCTTGACCACGATGAGGATCGCCGGTGGCGCATCCGGATAGACGATGGTGGCGAGTGCGAGGCAGCTTTCGTTGTCATCCTTGGCCAGGTCCTGCAGGGTGCCGAAGTACCCGATGGCTTCACACCAGTCACACTCCGGGTCATCGGCAGTAGCCGGTGAGAACAGCCCAGGGTCGCGTGGTTGGCGGAAAGTGATGGTGATGTTCATGTCGATGCGTGCCTTGCGCACCAGGTTCTCGACGTCCTCGAAAGAGTAGCCGGGGTCTGCGCCGCAGTCGGCCAGTACGATCACGCTGGCCCGCTCCAGCAGCAGCGGATAGACTCCGGTGTTCTCGAAGTGTCCGCCGTCGGTAACGAACCAGTCGTCCCTGGGGCCTGCCCCGAAACTTGCGGACAGTTCGTTGCGCAGCGCCGTCGATTTGCTGAGGCTTCCCGCTAGCCTCCGTCGTATCCAGGAGCGGCTTTCGACCATCGGCCCTCCACGCTCATCCCAGGAAAGCCAGTAACCCAGCCGTATACCGGCCAGAGTCAGCAGCGCCGCCAACCCACGTTGCGTGCGGGCGCCGAGGCCCGGCGCGGCCGCGGCACCGGAAATTGCCATCCAACCACCCAGGCTGAGTTCACCGATTCCGAGGGTGTCGCTTCGCCAACCCTCCTGGCTCAAACGTGAGCCGCCGCCGGCGCGCACGCTCAGGATCAAGCCTTTTCGGTCACGATTGAACAGCCTGCCCTTGGGGTCTGCTGTCTGGTTGACACAGGTGCTGATGATGTGGACAGGGCCGCCAGCCTGGTGCGGCTGGTAGGCTGCAAGGGAGACATCATCGCCAGGCGCGACCTTGCCGACATTACTGACCTCGCTGGTGGTGAGTTCGTTTGGTTCGATCCGAGCCAAGGCCGAGGCGGCACCGCTGCCGCTGAAACGTGCAGGGTTGGTTGCCCCCAGGTAGCTGCGTACCAGCCGTGCCTTGTAGAACGTATGCAGGGAAGAAAGATTGAGAAAACCCAGGTTCGACCCGGTGATCGCGACATACAGTGCCGGAGGAACCACGATGCACAAAAGTGTCAGCCATCCCGCGCCGAACTGAGGCTGGATGACCTCGGCCGGGGCGCCGTCCGATTTCACGAACTCCGGAAACACGGGCGTGAAGGCGACTTTCAGGACCAGGGACACCCACCAGACGAACAGTGCTGCGGCCAGCAGGTAGCCGACCAGTTGCAGCAGCAGCGGCACAAGGCGGCTGGGGGGCGCGGCTTGCCGTTGCTGGCGGCCCTTGCTTGCACGCAGGCTGAGCATCAGTGCCTGGGCGATACCCGAAGCGATCGCCAATGTGATGCCCAGGTCAAGGGTCTCGAACGAATGAGTCTGAAATGCCAACAACCAGGCCAGCCGTTCGGCAATGCCCAGTGCGAGGATGAGCAGGCCGATGCTCAGGCATGCCCACAGCTGCAGTGTCAGGCGATTGCGTATATCCGACAGGGTATCCTTCGCAGACTCGCTGCCGTTGGTTCGCTGGTCTTTCGTCGCCGTCCGACGAACCCAACTGAGCCGTACATGAAGTGCGGACGAAGCCAGGAGCAGGACGACCAGCAGCGCGATGCCAGGCAGGAGCCGGGCCAGGCTCGCCGAGTCCTGGTCGGCAGCGGATACCTGCGCCATGTTCCGTAGCAATAGGGCGGCGGCGACCAGCACAAGGGACATGACGACCTTGCCGACACAGCACCTTGCAAAGTGCCTGGCGACCCATTGGGTATCCCAGTAGGTCAGCACGAGGTGCAGCGCGACCGGCACCACCAGCACGAGCAGGAGCCAGGCGGTTGGAAGCCAGGGTTCGAGGAGCATCAGGCCATTGAACAGCAAGGGCGAGTCCCATTGGTACCCTATGGCCGCGAGACTCTGCCACACCCCAAGGTCCAGGGCGGTCAGCATGCCACCCGCCAGCACCGCGAGCAGGCCGAATTCGAAGTGCAAGGCCAGCAGGTTACGCAGGTAGAGGGTGATGGCGAACAGTCGGTCCGCGAAGCCGGCGGGGGCCAGGTAACGGCCATTGGCGCGCAGCCACCAGCCGAACCATCGGCTTTGGGCTTGGGCCATGGCGTCTTCCACCTGATCGGCGACGGCCAGTGGTGGCGTGCCGTTCGCCGTGCTGGCGGCGTCGGGAGGCTGCTGGCCAGGACGGATTCGGTCATAGAGCCGGCCGAGCATGCAGCCGACATAGCCACCGCCGGAAACGGTCGAGAGTAGGTCGAAGCGGCTGAGCAGCTTCTGTCTGGCGAGCCCGCGCAACAGGCCGAGGCTGAAAGTCGCACTGCGGATACCCCCGCCGGAGAGCGCCAGGCCCCATACGTCGCTGTTGTCGCAGGGAAGCTGGCCGGTCACTGCCACTTCGGCCTTTTCTTCGAAGAGTCGGTCTCGTCGCTCGGCGATGAGGTCGCTCGAAAGGTTGGGTGGCACAGCAAGCGGGACCTGTGACTGTGGTGCATGCTTGGTCGCGTTTTGTTCGTTCATGGTTCATTCCCTTGAGAGCATTCGGTTGCCCTGGGGCAGCGAGCGGGCGACTGACTTGCCGATGGCAGAGTGGCGCTTATTGCCACCGAGGCGTCGGAAGGCGCCTGGAGTTTCCTTTCATGCGATTTCCTCTGCTTTCGATGAAACCCACCAAATGAACAGCGCCAGATCATTGATCCGCCTGCGCTTGTTTTTTCACGGGTGGCAGGGCGATCTGCGCGAAAGGTCTGGGCAGGTATACCTGTGCCGCAGGTGTCTGTTTGGCAGCCAGCTCAATCACGTGCCTCTGCATCTCGATGACGGCCTTAGTGTTCAGTGGAGGGGCATGATCGAGGTCGTATCCGAAGAAGTTTTCCCAGTGACCCAACACCACCACCCGCGGCGTATATGCCTGCAACAGACGGTCAGGGTAGCCCGCTGCCTTGCGCCACGAGCCCACGCTAAGGAGCTCGACATCGACTGTTTGGTCATCTGGCCAGATGGGCAGGATGCCGCAGGGCGCGGGGGCGGCGCTGTCCTGGAAATGAATGCGGTACTCCGGCTCGCCCGCCTCATCCAGCAAGTCGATCAACCAGGCCATCGACTGGCCCTGTTTCCAGCCGGACAGGGTAGTGGGGACTTCGCTCAGGTCCTGGTAGTAGTGCCCGTGACCTACGGTGTAATTCAGCACATGCGGCGCATGCATGCTCTGGATCGGCATGGCCCTGATATGCCCGCCTTGCGAGGTGATCCAGTAGCCGGGCCAGGCGGGCGCTTGTCGGCCATCACACCCTGGAACGGTTGCCATGTAGCCTCTGGCACTCTTCACCCGGTTCGGGTCCACCCAGGTCCAGTGCGCATCCTCCACGCGCGTGGGGTCCTTCATGGCGTGGAGCATGTGCACGACGGTGTCCGAGCCATAGACGATCGCCTTGGGCGCGTACTTGCGCATGATCCATGGCACATCCAGCAGGTGATCGTAGTGACCGTGGCCGACCAGCAGCAGGGTGACATCCTGCGTCGCAAGTCGCTGCATGTAGTGGTCAATACGAGCCTTGTCGGCTACGACCCGCACGGGCGGGAGCCCCTTGGACAGCCCTGACGGGTTGCTGAACGAGGGCGCGAGCATCACGCCTTCGCCCCGCCAGTGGATGAGCCAGCCGCCTACACCCAGGTACTGGATCTTCGGCTCGGGCAGGCCGCGCGCATTAAAGTACTTCGGATAATCGTCCTCGGCGCCCTGTGCGCAGGTGCTGAAGACCAGCCACAGAACCAGCCACACGGTTATACGCATGGACGTCACCTCGTCAGGCGATGATCGGTACTGCTCTGGGGAAAGCGTAGGGTAGGAAGTGGCAGGTGACAAAGTCGGCGCGCCTCAGGCGCGCCGTGGGGATGGCGCTTCAGAAGTCCACGGTGGCGGACAACTCGTAGGTGCGCGGAGCCCCCAGCCCCAGGCTGGCGGTCAGCGGCACGCCCCAGTAGTCCTTGTCGGTGAGGTTGGAGATGTTGGCGCGGAAGGTCACCGGCTTGCTGGCAATCTGCATGGCATAGCGGGCGCCGACGTCGAAGATCGTGTAGCCGGGGATCGACTGGCTGTTGTCGGCACTGATGTACTGCTTGGACAGCGACGTCACGTTACCCGTCAAGGTCAACCCTTCCACTGCCGGAGTGTCCCACTCCATGCCCAGCTTGCCCTGCAGCTTGGGGAAAGCGGTGGCGGTCTTGCCCTCGTTGACACCGCCCGCGGTCTTGGTCACCTCGGGGTCGACATAGGCCACGCCGCCCATCAGGCGGACATCCGGCAGCGGGGCGCCGAAGAAGGTCCACTCGACGCCGCGGTTGCGTTGCTCGCCGCCGAACGAATAGACGTTGGTGGCCGGGTCGGTGTAGCTGTTCGGGCGCTTGATCTCGTACAGCGCCAGGGTGTGGCTGAAGGTACCCAGGTCCAGCTTCAGGCCGACTTCCTTCTGCTTGGACTTGAACGGCGCGAACACCTGGCCGGCGTTGGCGGCGGTCACCGGTGCGATGGTGCCCTTGCTCAAGCCCTCGATGTAGTTGGCGTAAAGCGACAGCTCGTCGGTCACCTTGAACAGGATCGCGCCGGCCGGGGTGGTGGCGTGGGTGTCGTAGCCGGGCTTGTTGCGTGCGCCGGTGGCAACGTTGTAGGTGTCGGTGACCACTTCCTGACGACGCACGCCGGCGGTCAGTTGCAGGCGGCCGTCGAACACCGACATCGTGTCGGCGATGCCGTAGCTCTTCAGGTCGTTCTCGGTGTGGCTGATCTGTGGGAAGGCCTGCGGCGCCTTCGGCCCCCATACCGGGTGGTAGATGTTGGTCACCCAGTTGCCGCCTGGTACAGAGCGACGCCCGTAGTCCTTCTGCTTGTCGCTGTACTCGGTCGCGTTCACCGACCATTGATGGTTGATGCCAAACGTGTCGAAGTGGCCGCGCAGGCCCACCTCGGCGGAGGTCTTCTCGATCTCCATCTTCAGCTGGCCCATGGAGGTGCTGAGGTCGCCGGCGTTGTTGATCACCGTGGCGACCATGGCGCCGCTGTACTTGTAGTCGGTCTTGCTGGTGCCGATGGCGCCATAGGCCAGCAGCTGGTCGGTCAGCTCATACTCGCCACGCAGGATCACGCCCTTGTCCTTGGTCTGGACATAGGCCCAGTCGGGGTTGAGCAGGGTGTCGGACTTCGGTGGCTTGGGCACCGCCACGCCGGGAGCCAGGCCCAGGCCGCGGTTCTGGCCGCGGATATGATCCTCGGCGTCGAACAGGTCGACCGACAGCTTGGCGCGTTCGCCGCGCCAGTCCAGGGCCAGGGACGACAGCACGTTGCGCTTGGACTGGTCTTCGGTGCTGGTGTCGCCGTCGCGGTACACGCCGTTGAAGCGCACGCCGAACTGGTTGCCTTCACCGAAGCGCCGGCCGACGTCGACATGGCCACCGAACTGGGCGTCGGACTCGTAGGTGGCGGTCAGGCGGGTCAGCGGCGTGTCGCCGGCGCGCTTGGGGATCAGGTTGACGATACCGCCCACCGAGCCGCCGGGGGGCATGCCGTTGAGCAGCGCCGACGGGCCCTTGAGCACCTCGATGCGCTCGTACATCTCGGGCGAGGCGCGGTAGTAGGGCGCCATGCCGAACAGGCCGTCGACGGTCATGTCGCTGACGCTGGTCTGGAAGCCGCGGATCGAATAGTTCTCGCTGAAGGTGCCCTTCAGGCCGTTGCTGAACACCGACGGGTCGGTGGCGGCGATCACGTCGGTGATGTCCTTGGCCTGGCGGTCCTGGATGTAGGTGTCGGTGTAGCTGACGGTGCTGAACGGGGTCTCCATGAAGTCTTTATTGCCCAGCAGGCCGACACGCCCGCCCGTGGCGACCTGGCCGCCCGCGTAGACCGGCGGCAGGTTGCCGGCGCCGTCGGTGTTGCTTTCGATGCGCGTTTCGTCCAGCTCCAGGCTTTGCGGCTGCGCAGTCTGGTCGTCGGGCTTGCCGGGTTCGGCTGCCACTGCGGCGCCCGAGATGCCCAGCAGCAGGGCCATGTGTACGGCCATGCAGGTGCGGTTCAGGGAAAACTGGGGCGCGACAAGGTTGAGGCGTCGTGAAGTACAACGTTCCGACATGCTGGCTTCCTTTCGATTCGGAGGGTAGTGAAGGCATTCACTAGGGTTTCCGAACCAAAGCGTGAATACCTCAATGATAATCATTTTTATTTATTGCACCGCCGTGGGCCGCGCATTCCCTGTAGGAGCCGGCTTGCCGGCGAACCAGGCAACGCGGTGAATGGCACCGGCGTGGCCGGTGTTCGCCGGCAAGCCGGCTCCTACACGGGGGGGCTCAGCCTCGGTAGCCCTGCATCACTTCGTCCGCCATGCGGTCCAGGCAAGTCACGCTGGCGGTGCACAGGTACCAGGTCTGCGCGTCGACGAAGACCACCCGGCCGTTGTTCCAGGCCTTGGTCCTGCGCAACAGGGGGTTGTCCAGGGTCTGCAGGTCGAGCGCCGGGCGGCGCTCCATCACTGCGGTGCGGTCGATGACATAGAGAATGTCGGGGTCGGCCTGCTGGATGAACTCGTTGGAAATCGGCTGGCCGTGCAGGCCGGCCTCGATATCGGTGCTGGCCGGTTTCACCCCCAGGGTGTCGAACACGAAGCCATAGCGCGACTTCACGCCATAGGAGGTGAAGGCGCCATTGTTATGCAGCACGATCAGGGCTTTCTCAGGCCGCCCTTCGGTCACCTTGCGGGTCTGTTCGACCTTGGCGTCCATCTGCGCCACTTTCTGCTCGGCCAGCGCCTCTTTGCCGAAAATGCGCCCCAGGGTGGTGAGGTGCTGCTTGGCGGCGTCGATGAAGTTGCCATGCTTGTTGTTGAGGTCGACGTCGTCGTACACCGTCGGCGCGATCTGGCTCAGCTCGGTGTAGTTCTGCGCCTGCAAGGGCGAGATCAGGATCAGGTCGGGCTTGAGCGCGTGCAGGCGTTCGAGGTTGGGCTGGATGGTGGTGCCGACGTCGGCCACGGCCGGGTCGTCGCGGTACTTGCTCAGGAAGCTGGCCACGTAGTCCTTGGCGATGCCGGCCACCGGCGCGCCCAGCTGGTCGAGGCTGTCCAGCTCGCTCATGTCGAACGCGACCACGCGCTGGGGCAGCTTGTCGATCAC
This genomic stretch from Pseudomonas entomophila L48 harbors:
- a CDS encoding patatin-like phospholipase family protein; translation: MNEQNATKHAPQSQVPLAVPPNLSSDLIAERRDRLFEEKAEVAVTGQLPCDNSDVWGLALSGGGIRSATFSLGLLRGLARQKLLSRFDLLSTVSGGGYVGCMLGRLYDRIRPGQQPPDAASTANGTPPLAVADQVEDAMAQAQSRWFGWWLRANGRYLAPAGFADRLFAITLYLRNLLALHFEFGLLAVLAGGMLTALDLGVWQSLAAIGYQWDSPLLFNGLMLLEPWLPTAWLLLVLVVPVALHLVLTYWDTQWVARHFARCCVGKVVMSLVLVAAALLLRNMAQVSAADQDSASLARLLPGIALLVVLLLASSALHVRLSWVRRTATKDQRTNGSESAKDTLSDIRNRLTLQLWACLSIGLLILALGIAERLAWLLAFQTHSFETLDLGITLAIASGIAQALMLSLRASKGRQQRQAAPPSRLVPLLLQLVGYLLAAALFVWWVSLVLKVAFTPVFPEFVKSDGAPAEVIQPQFGAGWLTLLCIVVPPALYVAITGSNLGFLNLSSLHTFYKARLVRSYLGATNPARFSGSGAASALARIEPNELTTSEVSNVGKVAPGDDVSLAAYQPHQAGGPVHIISTCVNQTADPKGRLFNRDRKGLILSVRAGGGSRLSQEGWRSDTLGIGELSLGGWMAISGAAAAPGLGARTQRGLAALLTLAGIRLGYWLSWDERGGPMVESRSWIRRRLAGSLSKSTALRNELSASFGAGPRDDWFVTDGGHFENTGVYPLLLERASVIVLADCGADPGYSFEDVENLVRKARIDMNITITFRQPRDPGLFSPATADDPECDWCEAIGYFGTLQDLAKDDNESCLALATIVYPDAPPAILIVVKPNICRSVSMDVANYKRQCPLFPQEPTSDQFFSERQWESYFALGSELGGYLSRRMIDQLRTHLEVLFDLEDDNAPSLPASANSGATAKRSSERTSRSVWGRQVGPVGATVGAGVALSLAVAAWQSFDVYRTTQKTRKMDDRAALVEISKLWEKLPPATSTGDLAGAANRLAVALLRAGDTYCMKGDAGWLMKSEFGRRVIADGVQACAALKGGMGSACQVMVEARSGLKSLDAGSCLLRAAPPSKAIYWGYDYSAAGTWKTLHPCSTQRSVLVEQYSNFEQLYEISVKDARSPDELAGVQVGCRPVTSADVAQAGSKAVVVPTTPAVITPPVQPDTSATSSEQPPLPPREASTACKGSTIYMQIYGPQMRNQVRTFRSLWHDQWQASVPPIEDVVATAFRAARPAPREVSRTTVRYHDTTGFDCARLIVETVNATVEGADWELQPLSPTLNGAKGVIEVWFSRTDKVPGQWQP
- a CDS encoding TonB-dependent receptor: MSERCTSRRLNLVAPQFSLNRTCMAVHMALLLGISGAAVAAEPGKPDDQTAQPQSLELDETRIESNTDGAGNLPPVYAGGQVATGGRVGLLGNKDFMETPFSTVSYTDTYIQDRQAKDITDVIAATDPSVFSNGLKGTFSENYSIRGFQTSVSDMTVDGLFGMAPYYRASPEMYERIEVLKGPSALLNGMPPGGSVGGIVNLIPKRAGDTPLTRLTATYESDAQFGGHVDVGRRFGEGNQFGVRFNGVYRDGDTSTEDQSKRNVLSSLALDWRGERAKLSVDLFDAEDHIRGQNRGLGLAPGVAVPKPPKSDTLLNPDWAYVQTKDKGVILRGEYELTDQLLAYGAIGTSKTDYKYSGAMVATVINNAGDLSTSMGQLKMEIEKTSAEVGLRGHFDTFGINHQWSVNATEYSDKQKDYGRRSVPGGNWVTNIYHPVWGPKAPQAFPQISHTENDLKSYGIADTMSVFDGRLQLTAGVRRQEVVTDTYNVATGARNKPGYDTHATTPAGAILFKVTDELSLYANYIEGLSKGTIAPVTAANAGQVFAPFKSKQKEVGLKLDLGTFSHTLALYEIKRPNSYTDPATNVYSFGGEQRNRGVEWTFFGAPLPDVRLMGGVAYVDPEVTKTAGGVNEGKTATAFPKLQGKLGMEWDTPAVEGLTLTGNVTSLSKQYISADNSQSIPGYTIFDVGARYAMQIASKPVTFRANISNLTDKDYWGVPLTASLGLGAPRTYELSATVDF
- a CDS encoding siderophore ABC transporter substrate-binding protein is translated as MTNARGKRITATLLAFAIATALQGCDKPTAQAPAPAQAAAAPYQPVSIEHPLGTTVIDKLPQRVVAFDMSELDSLDQLGAPVAGIAKDYVASFLSKYRDDPAVADVGTTIQPNLERLHALKPDLILISPLQAQNYTELSQIAPTVYDDVDLNNKHGNFIDAAKQHLTTLGRIFGKEALAEQKVAQMDAKVEQTRKVTEGRPEKALIVLHNNGAFTSYGVKSRYGFVFDTLGVKPASTDIEAGLHGQPISNEFIQQADPDILYVIDRTAVMERRPALDLQTLDNPLLRRTKAWNNGRVVFVDAQTWYLCTASVTCLDRMADEVMQGYRG